The Micromonospora sp. Llam0 genome includes a window with the following:
- a CDS encoding SDR family oxidoreductase, protein MVVTGASSGLGREAALHLARIGFRVFAGVRAPADGERLLAESSGGRLYPLRIDVTRSDQIRQAVDEVTGRLGDTGLWGLVNNAGVAQPGPLECLPTAALRRQLETNVIGQVETIQGFLPMLRAGRGRIVNVTSGLGRVALPYLGAYAAAQFAKEAISDSLRRELRPSGVTVSVVQPGAIRTPIWEKLDQAGEEVIDGAPESTVALYRGPFRAFLRDNARQVLRSRTTPARYARTVARALTASRPKTRYPVGPDVRFASLAARLLPDTLIDRNLAARVRPREG, encoded by the coding sequence GTGGTGGTCACGGGCGCGTCGTCCGGCCTCGGCCGGGAGGCGGCGCTGCACCTGGCCCGGATCGGTTTCCGGGTCTTCGCCGGAGTACGCGCCCCGGCCGACGGCGAGCGGCTGCTCGCGGAGTCGTCGGGCGGCCGGCTGTATCCGCTGCGCATCGACGTGACCCGATCCGATCAGATCCGGCAGGCGGTCGACGAGGTGACCGGGCGGCTCGGCGACACCGGACTCTGGGGCCTGGTCAACAACGCCGGTGTCGCCCAACCCGGTCCGTTGGAGTGCCTGCCCACGGCAGCGCTGCGGCGGCAGTTGGAGACGAACGTGATCGGCCAGGTCGAGACCATCCAGGGGTTCCTGCCGATGCTGCGGGCCGGCCGGGGCCGGATCGTGAACGTCACCTCGGGGCTCGGCCGGGTCGCGCTGCCGTACCTCGGCGCGTACGCGGCGGCGCAGTTCGCGAAGGAGGCGATCAGCGACAGCCTGCGGCGCGAGTTGCGTCCGTCCGGCGTCACGGTGTCGGTGGTGCAGCCGGGCGCGATCCGTACCCCGATCTGGGAGAAGCTCGACCAGGCCGGCGAAGAGGTCATCGACGGCGCGCCGGAGTCGACCGTGGCGTTGTACCGGGGTCCGTTCCGGGCCTTCCTGCGCGACAACGCACGCCAGGTGCTCCGCAGCAGGACCACACCTGCGCGGTACGCCCGGACGGTGGCTCGCGCCCTCACCGCGTCCCGGCCGAAGACCCGCTATCCGGTCGGCCCGGACGTCCGGTTCGCCAGCCTGGCCGCCCGGTTGTTGCCGGACACCCTGATCGACCGCAACCTCGCCGCGCGGGTGCGGCCCCGCGAGGGCTGA
- a CDS encoding nuclear transport factor 2 family protein, with product MDIDQQTRAQAQEVFARNLEYITAGRIREWVELFDPAGVLEFPYPPPGVPSRFVGHHELYEHMKDFPKQFDVHFSGLTFHETTDPELVIAEFVGEGRGVVTKRPFHQVYISVVRFRDGRIVHFRDFWNPLATIRAAATVGHMWRGLVDLMRPASKRGPA from the coding sequence GTGGACATCGACCAGCAGACCCGGGCGCAGGCGCAGGAGGTGTTCGCCCGCAACCTCGAGTACATCACCGCTGGACGCATCCGGGAGTGGGTGGAGTTGTTCGACCCGGCCGGGGTGCTGGAGTTCCCCTATCCGCCGCCGGGCGTGCCGTCCCGGTTCGTCGGGCACCACGAACTGTACGAGCATATGAAGGACTTCCCGAAGCAATTCGACGTCCACTTCTCCGGCCTCACCTTCCACGAGACCACCGATCCCGAGCTGGTGATCGCCGAGTTCGTTGGCGAGGGCAGGGGTGTGGTCACCAAACGACCGTTCCACCAGGTCTACATCTCCGTGGTCCGCTTCCGGGACGGCAGGATCGTCCACTTCCGCGACTTCTGGAACCCGCTGGCGACGATCCGTGCCGCCGCCACGGTCGGCCACATGTGGCGTGGTCTCGTCGATCTGATGCGTCCGGCATCCAAGCGAGGGCCGGCTTGA
- a CDS encoding WD40 repeat domain-containing protein has product MANGREVVVFAGVDRESLPVRFIDLDSGALLPDRSVLHGADSLRLLALAAGAGRTLMVTSTNRGVLVVRDARTGEPAGPPAQAPEQIRAVAAGVVDAREVAGACCTEEVRVWDPVEGTVITEHGFGGYAFVHHRGRLLVVAGDGETWQMRDALTGEPYGEPFAAHGSLVGAVVSRGRVLVVSLVWRAGPATPVRAWDVTAAAEITLGALWHAEQIEGVEPSLGGLALAEWDNRLAAAVTWFVKDGSARAELWLPGAGGSRRVSLPDTATVAAVLPHDGRLVTATAGRSGALAVTDARSPYYGGPVRSFNGWARRSGRTLAVLSGDPDMLYDINAGRPFTRVTMPEDPADRPVAAAVEGRGFRVWDTVTGEELMRRDGQYDRETGALTAAVTAVAYREMDGHSLLATGGDNGSVRLWDVATGEALGALWHGHTGRVTALAITQWRDRPVVLSAETWGPPRMWMIDFLSGVGHTDSVTSVAGGVRGGLPVFASGSEDGTIRFWDASTGADIGPIIRSGTVDGLALAGNVLITSGEGLVRRWDAVSGEPVGEPFSRSESEPGRLATAEMDGHTLVAAVIDQHLCVWDVATGESHTTMPLPGRAALYQPGGAQLLDITVHDGRLVAMTVEAPHDDLFPAADDDTQQITVWDVAAAAPLFPPMLTSDDGGHGAFGVVEGRLTAAHGVDAEKNEGEGVWPEEAGDVYLRDMATGEIGIDSRPDAGWNQQLVFARARGRDVLLVAADNAVVLFDAATGRDLTDRVNGLAGAVTCVAVTQSHGHTFGAAGDGAGGVRIWEIVPRPE; this is encoded by the coding sequence GTGGCTAACGGCCGGGAGGTGGTGGTCTTCGCCGGCGTCGACCGGGAGTCGCTGCCGGTGCGGTTCATCGACCTGGACAGCGGGGCGCTGCTGCCGGACCGGTCCGTGCTGCACGGCGCCGATAGCCTGCGCCTGCTGGCGCTCGCCGCGGGGGCGGGACGCACACTGATGGTCACGTCCACGAACAGGGGTGTGCTGGTGGTACGGGACGCCCGGACGGGGGAGCCGGCCGGTCCCCCGGCCCAGGCGCCGGAACAAATACGGGCGGTGGCCGCCGGTGTGGTCGATGCGCGGGAGGTAGCTGGGGCGTGTTGCACGGAAGAGGTCCGGGTCTGGGATCCGGTTGAGGGCACGGTGATCACGGAGCACGGTTTCGGTGGGTACGCGTTCGTCCACCATCGGGGACGGCTCCTGGTCGTGGCCGGCGATGGGGAAACCTGGCAGATGCGCGATGCGCTGACCGGCGAACCCTACGGTGAGCCCTTCGCCGCTCACGGTTCACTGGTAGGGGCTGTGGTGTCCCGGGGTCGGGTTCTGGTCGTCTCGCTGGTGTGGAGGGCGGGGCCGGCGACTCCCGTACGGGCGTGGGATGTGACGGCAGCCGCCGAGATCACCTTGGGTGCGTTGTGGCACGCGGAGCAGATCGAGGGCGTCGAGCCTTCGCTCGGCGGCCTGGCTCTCGCTGAGTGGGACAACCGCCTGGCCGCGGCCGTGACGTGGTTCGTCAAGGACGGTTCGGCCCGGGCCGAACTGTGGTTACCGGGAGCAGGCGGATCACGGCGGGTGTCGCTGCCGGATACTGCCACCGTCGCCGCCGTCCTGCCGCACGACGGCCGGCTCGTGACGGCGACCGCCGGCAGATCCGGTGCGCTGGCGGTGACCGATGCCCGGTCGCCTTACTACGGTGGGCCGGTCCGCTCGTTCAACGGCTGGGCCCGGCGGTCCGGTCGCACCCTGGCGGTGCTCTCCGGTGACCCGGACATGCTCTACGACATCAACGCTGGACGCCCCTTCACCCGTGTCACCATGCCGGAGGACCCGGCGGACCGACCGGTTGCCGCCGCGGTCGAGGGCCGTGGGTTCCGCGTGTGGGACACGGTCACCGGTGAGGAGTTGATGCGGCGCGACGGGCAGTACGACCGGGAAACGGGCGCGCTGACCGCCGCCGTCACCGCGGTCGCGTACCGTGAGATGGACGGCCATTCGCTGTTGGCCACCGGCGGTGACAACGGCTCCGTCCGCTTGTGGGATGTCGCCACCGGCGAGGCGCTCGGCGCTTTGTGGCACGGCCACACCGGCCGTGTCACCGCGCTGGCCATCACCCAGTGGCGGGACCGGCCCGTCGTGCTGTCCGCCGAGACGTGGGGTCCGCCGCGCATGTGGATGATCGACTTCCTCAGCGGTGTGGGGCACACCGACTCGGTCACCTCGGTCGCCGGTGGTGTGCGCGGCGGCCTTCCGGTCTTCGCCTCCGGCAGCGAGGACGGCACGATCCGCTTCTGGGACGCGTCCACTGGTGCCGACATCGGGCCGATCATCCGATCCGGGACCGTCGACGGGCTGGCCCTGGCAGGCAACGTTCTGATCACCAGCGGTGAAGGCCTGGTGCGCCGGTGGGACGCGGTGAGCGGTGAGCCCGTCGGTGAGCCCTTCAGCCGGTCCGAGTCCGAACCGGGTCGGCTGGCCACGGCCGAGATGGACGGCCACACCCTGGTCGCGGCAGTCATCGACCAGCACCTGTGCGTGTGGGACGTCGCAACCGGTGAGTCGCACACCACGATGCCCCTACCGGGACGGGCCGCTCTGTACCAGCCGGGCGGAGCGCAACTGCTCGACATCACCGTCCATGACGGACGGCTGGTGGCGATGACCGTCGAAGCCCCGCACGACGACCTCTTCCCGGCCGCCGATGACGACACGCAGCAGATCACCGTGTGGGACGTGGCCGCTGCCGCTCCGCTGTTTCCACCGATGCTGACCAGCGACGACGGCGGGCACGGCGCCTTCGGCGTGGTCGAGGGCCGGCTGACTGCCGCGCACGGGGTCGACGCGGAGAAGAACGAAGGCGAGGGCGTCTGGCCCGAGGAAGCGGGGGACGTCTATCTGCGCGACATGGCCACCGGAGAGATCGGGATAGACTCCCGGCCCGATGCCGGCTGGAACCAGCAGCTCGTCTTCGCCAGGGCACGTGGCCGGGATGTTCTCCTGGTCGCTGCGGACAATGCGGTGGTCCTGTTCGACGCCGCCACCGGCCGTGACCTGACGGATCGCGTCAACGGGCTCGCCGGAGCGGTCACCTGCGTCGCCGTGACCCAGTCGCACGGGCATACGTTCGGTGCGGCCGGCGATGGGGCCGGCGGCGTACGCATCTGGGAGATCGTGCCTCGCCCTGAGTGA
- a CDS encoding NAD-dependent epimerase/dehydratase family protein, with the protein MVEQLPTVLVTGASGFIAGHVIQELLQHGYVVRGTVRDVTRAQKLPHLNALATEFPGHGVPETSAMGTAAGRTRGARPP; encoded by the coding sequence ATGGTTGAACAGTTGCCGACGGTCTTGGTCACTGGTGCCTCAGGTTTCATAGCGGGACACGTCATTCAGGAGTTGCTCCAGCACGGCTATGTCGTGCGCGGCACGGTGCGCGATGTGACCCGCGCCCAGAAGCTCCCTCACCTCAACGCGCTCGCCACCGAGTTCCCCGGTCACGGAGTACCTGAGACCTCAGCCATGGGAACCGCTGCTGGGCGAACTCGCGGTGCTCGGCCACCGTGA
- a CDS encoding TetR/AcrR family transcriptional regulator — protein MTQGRRIGRPREFDADEVLDRAMVVFWEQGYDAVSLTDLTRAMGIGKTSMYGAFGNKEQLFRVVLERYADGPGSYGTRALQEPRARQVGEAYLSGAVLASTRPDCPRGCLGVMGFLSAGRLGQEARDALNAWRDKQRLGLRDRFRQAVDEGDLPSDCDPDSLAVYLMTLANGIAVQAAGGADHADLQLAVGAAMRNWPSV, from the coding sequence ATGACGCAGGGGCGACGGATCGGCCGGCCGCGGGAGTTCGATGCAGACGAGGTACTCGACCGCGCCATGGTCGTTTTCTGGGAGCAGGGTTACGACGCCGTCAGCCTGACCGACCTGACCCGCGCCATGGGCATCGGCAAAACCAGCATGTACGGGGCTTTCGGCAACAAGGAACAGCTGTTCCGGGTGGTCCTGGAGCGCTACGCCGACGGCCCAGGCTCCTACGGGACCCGCGCACTGCAAGAGCCCCGCGCTCGCCAGGTCGGTGAGGCCTACCTTTCCGGCGCAGTCCTGGCGTCCACCCGGCCAGACTGCCCAAGGGGATGTCTTGGCGTGATGGGCTTCCTTTCCGCCGGCCGTCTCGGGCAAGAGGCTCGCGACGCGTTGAACGCCTGGCGCGACAAGCAACGCCTCGGCCTCCGCGATCGTTTCCGGCAGGCGGTCGACGAAGGCGATCTGCCCAGCGACTGCGATCCGGATTCACTGGCCGTCTACCTGATGACCCTGGCCAACGGCATTGCCGTCCAGGCTGCGGGTGGCGCTGATCACGCAGACCTACAGCTGGCGGTCGGCGCCGCGATGCGCAACTGGCCGTCTGTCTGA
- a CDS encoding LysR family transcriptional regulator, with translation MDSRELRYFIAVAEELHFGRAAQRLGIAQPPLSRTIIQLERRLGAALLQRDSRPVALTEAGATLLHEGQAALEALEAAEHRTRRAVLSATGRPSVVLAIKAGASSELLAKLLHAYAAEPGSIHVDVMLCGPGEQTGLLRNGHADLAILHPPIDEVTGFDTEELLTEGQIAVLPAGHPLTSRPHLGVADVRELAGLPAPRWPRPDGTFPVGPGPEVRNHAQLLQLIALGRTMMIAPNSCRAQLHEDVVAVPLVDAPRITTVIAWPPRSRNRAVADLVRTATRL, from the coding sequence ATGGACAGCCGGGAACTGCGGTACTTCATCGCCGTCGCCGAGGAACTGCACTTCGGCCGGGCCGCGCAGCGCTTGGGCATCGCGCAGCCGCCGCTGTCGCGCACGATCATCCAGCTCGAACGCCGGCTCGGTGCCGCTCTGCTGCAACGGGACAGCCGGCCGGTGGCGCTCACCGAAGCCGGCGCGACGCTCCTGCACGAGGGGCAAGCAGCGCTGGAGGCGCTGGAGGCAGCCGAGCACCGTACCCGGCGTGCCGTCCTCTCCGCCACCGGCCGGCCCAGCGTCGTTTTGGCGATCAAAGCCGGCGCCTCCAGCGAGTTGCTCGCCAAGCTGTTGCACGCCTACGCCGCCGAGCCCGGTTCGATCCACGTCGACGTGATGCTCTGCGGGCCGGGGGAACAGACCGGACTGCTGCGCAACGGTCACGCCGACCTCGCCATCCTGCATCCACCCATCGACGAGGTCACCGGCTTCGACACCGAGGAACTGCTCACCGAGGGCCAGATCGCCGTCCTGCCCGCCGGGCATCCCCTCACCAGCCGTCCGCATCTGGGCGTGGCGGATGTCAGGGAACTCGCCGGCCTGCCTGCGCCCCGCTGGCCCCGGCCGGACGGCACCTTCCCCGTAGGCCCCGGCCCCGAGGTGCGGAACCACGCACAACTTCTGCAGCTGATCGCGCTCGGCCGTACCATGATGATCGCCCCCAACTCCTGCCGGGCCCAGCTGCACGAGGACGTCGTGGCGGTTCCTCTCGTTGACGCTCCCCGCATCACCACCGTCATCGCCTGGCCGCCACGGAGCCGGAACCGGGCCGTCGCCGACCTCGTCCGGACCGCGACCCGTCTCTGA
- a CDS encoding NADPH-dependent F420 reductase yields MNIAILGTGKVGSALGVRLASSGHQVVYGSRDPSAASGRTDRRTAVASADVVVTAIPGTAVLTTLDEIGEDVLGDKIVLDPSAALTEQRTMASYGDSIAHQVQERFQRARVVKALNTMNHTIMVDPWASLPQATVFVSGDDQAAKRTVSGLLVDLGWPQDWILDLGDIGTALATEHAAPLFFATAMALHTLTFNISVSRSSE; encoded by the coding sequence ATGAACATCGCCATTCTCGGCACTGGCAAGGTCGGGTCAGCCCTCGGAGTGCGCTTGGCTTCCTCGGGCCATCAGGTCGTGTACGGATCCCGAGATCCCTCCGCGGCATCCGGGAGGACCGACCGGCGCACGGCCGTGGCGTCCGCCGACGTGGTCGTCACCGCCATTCCCGGCACGGCCGTGCTCACCACCCTGGACGAGATCGGGGAGGACGTCCTCGGCGACAAGATCGTGCTGGACCCGTCGGCCGCACTGACCGAGCAGCGGACGATGGCCTCGTACGGCGACAGTATTGCCCATCAGGTGCAGGAGCGTTTCCAGCGGGCCCGGGTCGTCAAGGCGCTCAACACGATGAATCACACGATCATGGTCGACCCGTGGGCCTCGCTGCCGCAGGCCACCGTCTTCGTCAGCGGGGACGACCAGGCGGCCAAGCGTACGGTGAGCGGTTTGCTCGTGGATCTGGGCTGGCCCCAGGACTGGATTCTCGATCTGGGCGACATCGGCACCGCGCTGGCCACCGAGCACGCCGCACCGTTGTTCTTTGCCACCGCCATGGCGCTGCACACTCTCACCTTCAACATTTCCGTCTCCCGGAGCAGCGAATGA
- a CDS encoding SDR family NAD(P)-dependent oxidoreductase, giving the protein MLTLDPRGYEAEFATNFLGHFQLTRDLYPALRAAHGARVVNVSSGAHRFAGIQWDDVNLRDNYHAGLAYAQSKAAVVLLAVEVDRRWADDGIHGYAVHPGVVVGTSLNSAVGNDALRAMGLIDDAGNPIIDPAVGKKTPQQGTSTIAFAAATSPLLDDIGGVYLKDNDISPVNDEQAPVTADSIPSEVASHAIDPGSARRLWELAKTMLAKNGNQQ; this is encoded by the coding sequence GTGCTTACCCTCGATCCCCGCGGCTACGAGGCAGAGTTCGCGACGAACTTCCTCGGCCACTTCCAGCTCACCCGCGACCTGTATCCGGCGTTGCGTGCCGCGCACGGCGCCCGGGTGGTCAACGTGTCCTCCGGCGCACACCGGTTCGCCGGCATACAGTGGGACGACGTCAACCTGCGCGACAACTACCACGCCGGTCTCGCGTACGCCCAATCCAAAGCCGCCGTCGTGCTGCTGGCCGTCGAGGTCGACCGCCGCTGGGCCGATGACGGCATCCACGGGTACGCGGTACATCCCGGCGTGGTGGTCGGCACGAGCCTCAACAGTGCAGTCGGCAACGACGCGCTGCGCGCCATGGGCCTGATCGACGACGCCGGCAATCCCATCATCGATCCCGCCGTCGGCAAGAAGACCCCGCAGCAGGGTACGAGCACCATCGCGTTCGCGGCGGCCACCAGCCCCCTGCTCGACGACATCGGCGGCGTCTACCTCAAGGACAACGACATCTCGCCGGTCAACGACGAACAGGCCCCGGTCACCGCCGACAGCATCCCCTCCGAGGTCGCCTCGCACGCCATCGACCCCGGATCGGCCCGGCGGCTCTGGGAACTTGCCAAAACCATGCTCGCGAAGAACGGAAATCAGCAGTGA
- a CDS encoding alpha/beta fold hydrolase, with protein MTKRFTASAGLPVNAAEPVITYSPVTLQVPGRPVPLEVKVSVPATGADLPVILFSHGHGMSNFLSSLRGYGPLVDFWAAHGFVVLQPTHLDFTGLGLRDNGTEDAPLFWRSRVEDMHFVLDHLDEIEQTVPGLAGRVNWTKIAAVGHSLGGHTVSMLAGMTVANRVDGTTLDRRDERILASVIMAGPGAGEDLAGFAAEHYPDLAGTTFDTMTGQALIVVGDKDHNAMFTNRKDWRADPYHRSPGHNKTLITVFAAEHMLGGVSGYDAGETTDESPERVAAIRAMIWAYLRSALVPGDRAWDLAVQDLGAQQAPFAKIDTRTAQ; from the coding sequence GTGACCAAGCGCTTCACCGCATCCGCCGGCCTGCCCGTCAACGCGGCCGAGCCCGTCATCACCTACAGTCCGGTGACCCTGCAGGTTCCGGGACGCCCGGTTCCGCTCGAAGTCAAGGTCTCCGTACCCGCCACAGGCGCAGACCTGCCCGTCATCCTGTTCTCCCACGGGCACGGGATGTCGAACTTCCTATCCTCACTACGCGGCTACGGGCCCTTGGTGGACTTCTGGGCCGCTCACGGCTTCGTCGTCCTGCAACCCACGCATCTCGACTTCACCGGTCTGGGCCTGCGCGACAACGGCACCGAGGACGCGCCCCTGTTCTGGCGCTCCCGCGTCGAGGACATGCACTTCGTCCTCGACCACCTCGACGAGATCGAACAGACCGTTCCCGGGCTCGCCGGACGCGTGAACTGGACGAAGATCGCCGCCGTCGGGCACTCACTCGGTGGCCACACCGTGAGCATGCTCGCCGGCATGACCGTCGCCAACCGCGTGGACGGCACCACGCTCGACCGGCGCGACGAGCGCATCCTGGCCAGCGTGATCATGGCAGGACCGGGAGCCGGAGAGGACCTCGCCGGCTTCGCCGCCGAGCACTACCCGGACCTGGCCGGCACCACCTTCGACACCATGACCGGGCAGGCGCTCATCGTGGTCGGCGACAAGGACCACAATGCCATGTTCACCAACCGCAAGGACTGGCGCGCGGACCCCTACCACCGCAGCCCTGGCCACAACAAGACACTAATCACCGTCTTCGCCGCCGAGCACATGCTCGGCGGCGTCTCCGGCTACGACGCCGGCGAGACCACGGACGAGAGTCCCGAACGGGTCGCCGCGATCCGCGCCATGATCTGGGCCTACCTCCGCAGCGCCCTCGTACCCGGCGACCGCGCCTGGGACCTGGCAGTGCAGGACCTGGGCGCCCAGCAAGCTCCGTTCGCCAAGATCGACACGAGAACCGCGCAGTGA
- a CDS encoding TetR/AcrR family transcriptional regulator, with protein sequence MSHSSDPRTARSRKVILTAARQLLIGEGPGAITHQRVAQEAGVGRATVYRHWPRPEQLLLDVMSGGDLPLFKDPPTPVRPWLHQQLRQMADELAAPAVAALSLTLMQSAVWDAEIAQRRDASVRTITERLDVAVRSAAATGELETDACADDLTSMLIGPIVYRATMQMRAVTDELIDRAIDSVGVWRR encoded by the coding sequence GTGAGTCACTCGTCGGATCCCCGCACCGCACGTAGCCGGAAAGTGATCCTCACCGCAGCGCGGCAGCTGCTGATCGGCGAGGGCCCAGGGGCCATCACGCATCAACGGGTCGCCCAAGAGGCAGGCGTGGGACGGGCCACCGTCTACCGGCATTGGCCGCGCCCCGAGCAGCTGCTGCTGGACGTCATGTCCGGCGGTGATCTGCCGCTGTTCAAGGATCCGCCGACGCCGGTCCGGCCCTGGTTGCACCAGCAGTTGCGGCAGATGGCGGACGAACTCGCCGCTCCGGCGGTCGCGGCGTTGTCGCTCACGCTGATGCAGTCGGCGGTGTGGGACGCAGAGATCGCCCAGCGGCGCGACGCATCGGTCCGGACGATCACTGAACGGCTGGATGTTGCCGTACGTTCCGCGGCCGCGACCGGGGAACTGGAGACCGACGCCTGCGCAGACGACCTGACCTCCATGCTGATCGGGCCGATCGTCTACCGCGCGACCATGCAGATGCGCGCGGTCACCGACGAGCTCATCGACCGGGCTATCGACAGCGTCGGCGTCTGGCGCCGTTGA
- a CDS encoding NAD(P)-dependent oxidoreductase → MRIVVLGATGATGRQVLAIARRHGHHVVALARRPEALSDAVDVGLEVRQADVHEPGRVAAACRDADAVVSALGSRGKGPTGTLSAGARAITDAMPSRVAWMGSFGIGASHRRAGPLYAFIQRRVLGAGFADKAAADEVVSGPNCTIFHPVILTGGAATGRATVTPVDELDRSWRFMPPKVSRADVAAAMIAEVESPAYGGRTVAVF, encoded by the coding sequence ATGCGCATCGTTGTTCTAGGCGCTACCGGCGCTACCGGCCGGCAGGTTCTGGCCATCGCACGCCGGCACGGCCATCACGTTGTGGCGCTCGCGCGGCGGCCCGAGGCCTTGTCTGATGCGGTTGACGTCGGCCTCGAGGTCAGGCAAGCGGACGTACACGAGCCGGGCCGGGTCGCTGCGGCGTGCCGTGATGCTGACGCGGTCGTCAGCGCGCTCGGCAGCCGGGGAAAGGGGCCGACGGGCACGCTCAGCGCCGGGGCCCGCGCGATCACCGACGCCATGCCGTCCCGCGTGGCCTGGATGGGCTCGTTCGGCATCGGAGCATCGCATCGCCGCGCCGGGCCGCTCTACGCATTCATCCAGCGTCGTGTGCTGGGGGCCGGATTCGCCGACAAGGCGGCCGCTGACGAGGTCGTGTCGGGCCCGAACTGCACGATCTTCCATCCCGTGATCCTCACCGGCGGGGCGGCGACAGGCCGGGCCACGGTGACGCCGGTGGACGAACTCGACCGATCGTGGCGGTTCATGCCGCCCAAGGTTTCCCGCGCGGACGTCGCCGCCGCCATGATCGCCGAGGTCGAGAGCCCGGCATACGGCGGCCGGACCGTCGCCGTCTTCTGA
- a CDS encoding DUF981 family protein gives MILYNTSMGVVAGLALILVSLLLRRAAAAALPAVDSADPDPAQDRSVAVEPAGGTFDPRLWAVVFGALGLVLAPLGALMATTWPLTVNPPLNFIFGEPCLILGVLLLAAAVYLWHLRGDLAGLQQVDLTPVAVVVIGLGGVLIACAAAIARFEIVGGAPAAEPITGLLNGYPLVENTFFVLLYLAAGLGAILAPLSRLRPGWLLTAARWLWFGSGLVFALFSILNYYTHAGLDINLRLGTEYRI, from the coding sequence GTGATTCTCTACAACACGTCCATGGGAGTGGTCGCCGGGCTGGCATTGATCCTCGTGTCGCTGCTGCTGCGGCGTGCCGCCGCAGCCGCCCTGCCGGCTGTCGACAGCGCGGATCCCGATCCAGCGCAGGACCGGTCGGTGGCGGTGGAACCAGCCGGTGGCACCTTCGACCCGCGGCTGTGGGCGGTGGTATTCGGCGCGCTCGGCCTGGTCCTCGCGCCGCTGGGCGCGCTGATGGCGACCACCTGGCCGTTGACCGTCAACCCGCCGCTCAACTTCATCTTCGGCGAGCCGTGCCTGATCCTGGGCGTCTTGCTGCTCGCCGCAGCGGTCTACCTCTGGCACCTGCGTGGCGACCTCGCCGGTCTGCAACAGGTGGACCTCACCCCGGTCGCCGTGGTCGTCATCGGACTCGGCGGCGTCCTGATCGCCTGTGCCGCCGCCATCGCACGGTTCGAGATCGTCGGCGGCGCGCCGGCCGCCGAACCCATCACCGGGCTGCTCAACGGCTATCCACTGGTGGAGAACACCTTCTTCGTGCTGCTCTACCTGGCTGCCGGCCTCGGTGCCATCCTGGCACCGCTGAGCCGCCTGCGTCCGGGCTGGCTGCTCACCGCCGCGCGGTGGCTCTGGTTCGGCAGCGGACTGGTCTTCGCCCTGTTCAGCATTTTGAACTACTACACCCACGCGGGCCTGGACATCAACCTTCGTCTCGGTACGGAGTACCGGATCTGA